One Actinoplanes missouriensis 431 DNA segment encodes these proteins:
- a CDS encoding C40 family peptidase — translation MSRGAGTVALSLGLCLCAGQLVAASPAAAAPVAVKAAVATQAAAKVKPKLTAKASTRSLKWGSTLKVTAKVIDPRTGKIAKGTVRLQGLVGGKWRTWDTETVKNQNGTVTLKYAPKNTYYIRTLFTGSGFSSASTGKTKITVKTSGAKILAEAKKHKGALYKYGASGPKRFDCSGYTKYVYKKAAGKSLPHKANSQQKYGKSVSKSKKQVGDLIVFRNGSYGYHAGIYAGNGYIYDSPHTGARVGKHKIWNKNYVVRRLVA, via the coding sequence GTGTCTCGCGGCGCCGGCACTGTCGCACTGTCTCTGGGTCTCTGCCTCTGCGCCGGGCAGTTGGTCGCCGCGTCCCCCGCGGCTGCCGCTCCGGTCGCTGTCAAGGCAGCCGTCGCGACGCAGGCCGCCGCGAAGGTCAAGCCCAAGCTGACCGCCAAGGCCAGCACCCGGAGCCTGAAGTGGGGCTCCACCCTCAAGGTGACCGCCAAGGTCATCGACCCGCGTACCGGCAAGATCGCCAAGGGCACGGTCCGGCTCCAGGGCCTCGTCGGCGGCAAATGGCGGACGTGGGACACCGAGACCGTCAAGAACCAGAACGGGACGGTCACCCTCAAGTACGCCCCCAAGAACACGTACTACATCCGGACCCTCTTCACGGGCTCCGGCTTCAGCAGCGCGTCCACCGGCAAGACGAAGATCACTGTCAAGACGAGTGGCGCGAAGATCCTCGCTGAGGCGAAGAAGCACAAGGGCGCCCTGTACAAGTACGGCGCGTCGGGCCCCAAGCGCTTCGACTGCTCGGGCTACACCAAGTACGTCTACAAGAAGGCAGCCGGCAAGTCGCTGCCGCACAAGGCGAACTCGCAGCAGAAGTACGGCAAGAGCGTCAGCAAGAGCAAGAAGCAGGTCGGTGACCTGATCGTCTTCCGCAACGGGTCGTACGGTTACCACGCCGGCATCTACGCCGGCAACGGCTACATCTACGACTCGCCGCACACCGGCGCCCGGGTCGGCAAGCACAAGATCTGGAACAAGAACTACGTGGTCCGGCGCCTCGTTGCCTGA